The following proteins come from a genomic window of Deltaproteobacteria bacterium PRO3:
- a CDS encoding hydroxymethylglutaryl-CoA lyase, with the protein MSQILLTEVGPRDGLQNEKGLVPTEAKLAFLDALVDAGVTHVEAGSFVSPKWVPAMADTPEIFQRLRRRPGVKYIALVPNLRGLEGALALQVTDIAVFTAASETFNKKNINMSIGESLAGIREVARIAKQNGMWIRGYVSTCFGCPYEGKVPPAKVAEVAGQLAEIGVDELSIGDTIGVATPNQVPEIVGLAAERTPLENIALHFHDTRGTALANVLAGLEAGVRKFDSSAGGLGGCPYAPGASGNLATEDLLYMLHGMGHETGIDLDKIVAASRGIADALGRALPSRYLQAHLAQCARKA; encoded by the coding sequence ATGAGCCAAATCCTCCTCACCGAAGTCGGCCCGCGCGACGGCCTGCAGAACGAAAAGGGCCTCGTGCCCACCGAGGCCAAACTGGCCTTCCTCGACGCCTTGGTCGACGCCGGCGTGACCCACGTCGAGGCCGGGTCCTTCGTCAGCCCCAAGTGGGTGCCGGCGATGGCGGATACTCCCGAGATCTTTCAGCGGCTGAGGCGCAGGCCCGGCGTGAAATACATCGCCCTGGTGCCCAACCTCCGCGGCCTCGAGGGCGCCCTGGCCCTGCAGGTGACCGACATCGCGGTCTTCACCGCCGCCTCCGAGACCTTCAATAAAAAGAATATCAACATGTCGATCGGCGAGTCCCTGGCCGGGATCCGCGAGGTCGCCCGCATCGCCAAGCAGAACGGGATGTGGATCCGCGGCTACGTCTCGACCTGCTTCGGCTGCCCTTACGAGGGCAAGGTCCCGCCCGCCAAGGTCGCCGAGGTCGCGGGCCAGTTGGCCGAGATCGGCGTCGACGAGCTCTCGATCGGCGACACCATCGGTGTGGCGACTCCCAACCAGGTCCCGGAGATCGTCGGCCTCGCCGCCGAGCGCACGCCCCTGGAAAACATCGCCTTGCACTTCCACGACACCCGCGGCACCGCCTTGGCCAATGTCCTCGCCGGCCTCGAGGCCGGCGTCCGCAAATTCGACAGCTCGGCCGGCGGCCTGGGCGGCTGCCCCTATGCCCCCGGCGCCTCGGGCAATCTCGCCACCGAGGACCTCTTGTATATGTTGCACGGGATGGGTCACGAGACGGGCATCGATCTCGACAAGATCGTCGCCGCCTCGCGGGGCATCGCCGATGCCCTCGGCCGGGCCCTGCCCAGCCGCTACCTCCAGGCCCACCTGGCCCAATGTGCGCGGAAAGCCTGA